A portion of the Simkania negevensis Z genome contains these proteins:
- a CDS encoding NUDIX hydrolase yields MMVTAQFYQSEKRRFKMKVGVSLVLFRQEEVLLLRRYNTGIDDGCYVLPMGGVDRDETAIEALVREAKEEVNITVHPDAFELVHTMHRLHHLPDGNYFEQIDLFFKLKYFSGEVKNMEPHKCDEVSFYPLDALPKTTVPFICQALDNIRNGVSYSECGWEKATV; encoded by the coding sequence ATGATGGTAACAGCTCAATTTTATCAGTCGGAAAAGCGGCGCTTCAAAATGAAAGTTGGAGTTTCACTCGTTCTTTTTCGACAAGAAGAAGTGCTATTGTTAAGGCGTTATAATACAGGAATTGACGATGGGTGCTATGTCTTGCCTATGGGAGGAGTCGATCGAGATGAAACTGCTATCGAGGCTCTGGTTCGTGAAGCTAAAGAAGAAGTGAATATTACAGTGCACCCTGATGCATTTGAATTAGTTCATACAATGCATCGTTTGCACCACTTGCCTGATGGAAACTACTTTGAGCAAATAGACTTGTTTTTCAAGCTGAAGTATTTTTCTGGTGAAGTTAAAAATATGGAACCACATAAATGTGATGAAGTGTCGTTTTATCCCCTCGATGCTTTACCAAAAACAACGGTACCATTCATTTGCCAAGCGCTAGACAATATTCGTAATGGCGTTTCTTATTCAGAATGTGGCTGGGAGAAAGCCACAGTCTAA
- a CDS encoding nucleotidyl transferase AbiEii/AbiGii toxin family protein, producing MKTFENAVDFRKSLEMRLLKRAQSIGVDVQRIRKQVAFDRLLARLFRQENCPWILKGGHAMELRLKIARATQDIDLFVKTHTLIADQQVILERLQEDGSADLSDFLSIASAFLKFL from the coding sequence ATGAAAACATTTGAAAATGCGGTTGACTTCAGAAAGAGTTTAGAAATGAGATTGCTCAAACGAGCACAATCTATAGGCGTTGATGTGCAACGGATTAGAAAACAGGTTGCTTTTGATCGTCTCCTGGCAAGATTATTTAGACAAGAGAACTGTCCTTGGATTCTAAAAGGGGGACATGCGATGGAACTTCGTTTGAAAATTGCCAGAGCTACGCAAGATATTGATCTCTTTGTAAAAACACACACCCTAATTGCAGATCAACAGGTCATTTTAGAACGACTACAAGAGGATGGAAGCGCTGACTTGTCTGACTTTTTGAGTATCGCATCAGCCTTCCTCAAATTTCTCTAG
- a CDS encoding serine/threonine-protein kinase, translating into MATEQVFRASGGCEYQESSRDFEQLGGDSSGRKVSWLKYQWTHGWVIQSDSCLATAFLTAGWSVIKFFGLILSTPVTIWLEKEITDETPKKEKGIGAVQPAYETFEHGSSQIKIVLPSEARPGMDEIFHPEMGRGNSESFGTPERSKQDHRSIGFSNSQIVHPASDTRTRSEIEGLRYQFLSPLGKGSQGEVHKVLGPDCRAYALKMISADKAVFDKAYVLSDERGEGLAVSFPKHENLMQTEGIFTYNKATGAYRFVTDRKSCSKNEVVIGLLLEHIPNSEELYDYAVRNGAGKKETVQNIGRQIAQGVVAMHKDGYLHRDLKLENVLIDNKGHIKIVDFGFARYLPKDSDRANTSCGTPDYAAPELIEEGGYGRSIDAWSFGIILYALAFNSLPFHDDHVYRTLQQIVQFAHCDTLSALLTRNQSTLSSSPLFYDSDFRNLLGNLLCHRNRRISMEEVLKHPFFAEKS; encoded by the coding sequence ATGGCTACGGAGCAAGTTTTTAGGGCATCAGGTGGATGTGAATATCAAGAATCCTCAAGGGATTTTGAGCAATTAGGTGGAGATTCAAGTGGTAGAAAAGTCTCGTGGTTAAAGTACCAATGGACTCATGGTTGGGTTATCCAAAGTGATTCTTGTCTTGCAACTGCATTTCTTACTGCTGGGTGGTCGGTTATCAAATTTTTTGGACTCATTCTGAGCACACCTGTAACTATTTGGCTCGAAAAAGAAATCACGGATGAAACTCCTAAGAAAGAGAAAGGGATAGGTGCTGTTCAACCGGCTTATGAAACCTTTGAACACGGCAGTTCACAGATTAAAATAGTTCTGCCTTCTGAGGCTCGTCCAGGAATGGATGAAATTTTCCACCCGGAAATGGGGAGAGGAAATTCGGAAAGCTTTGGAACACCTGAAAGATCAAAGCAAGATCATCGCTCCATTGGATTTTCAAATAGTCAAATAGTTCATCCAGCTTCTGACACTCGTACAAGAAGTGAAATTGAGGGGCTTCGATATCAATTTCTGAGCCCGCTCGGAAAAGGAAGTCAAGGTGAAGTTCACAAAGTGCTTGGGCCTGATTGTAGGGCATATGCATTGAAAATGATTAGTGCTGATAAAGCTGTTTTCGATAAAGCCTATGTTCTTTCTGATGAGCGAGGAGAAGGTCTCGCAGTCTCATTTCCTAAACACGAGAATTTAATGCAAACCGAGGGGATCTTTACGTACAACAAGGCAACAGGAGCTTATCGCTTTGTAACAGATCGAAAATCTTGCTCAAAGAATGAAGTTGTGATTGGGCTTCTTTTGGAGCATATTCCAAATTCTGAAGAGTTATATGACTATGCCGTACGAAATGGTGCTGGCAAAAAAGAAACAGTACAAAATATTGGACGACAAATTGCGCAAGGTGTTGTTGCTATGCATAAAGATGGATATCTTCACCGCGACTTAAAGCTTGAGAATGTCTTGATAGATAATAAAGGACACATCAAAATCGTTGATTTTGGATTTGCAAGATATCTTCCAAAGGATTCAGACCGAGCAAATACGTCTTGTGGTACTCCAGACTATGCAGCACCGGAGCTCATTGAAGAGGGGGGCTATGGACGTAGTATTGATGCTTGGTCGTTTGGCATCATTTTATATGCACTTGCATTTAATAGTCTTCCATTTCACGATGACCATGTTTACAGGACTCTTCAACAAATCGTTCAATTCGCGCACTGTGATACTCTATCAGCCTTGTTGACACGCAATCAGTCAACATTATCTAGCTCTCCACTATTTTACGATAGCGATTTTAGAAATTTACTAGGGAATCTGCTGTGTCATCGGAATCGAAGGATTTCAATGGAAGAGGTGCTTAAGCATCCATTCTTTGCTGAAAAATCTTAG
- the rpsL gene encoding 30S ribosomal protein S12, producing the protein MPTINQLIRKERVSKKKRSKSPALVRCPQRRGVCLQVKTKTPKKPNSALRKVAWVRLSNGQEIIAYIGGEGHNLQEHSIVLVRGGRVKDLPGVRYHVVRGTLDCTAVKDRKQGRSKYGAKRPK; encoded by the coding sequence ATGCCAACGATCAACCAACTTATCCGTAAAGAACGGGTCTCGAAGAAAAAGAGAAGCAAATCACCTGCTCTCGTACGATGTCCTCAAAGAAGAGGCGTTTGTCTTCAGGTGAAAACAAAAACACCTAAGAAACCTAACTCAGCCTTGCGAAAAGTTGCCTGGGTTCGTTTATCAAACGGACAGGAAATCATCGCTTACATTGGCGGAGAAGGTCACAACTTACAAGAACACAGTATTGTTCTAGTCCGCGGCGGAAGAGTCAAAGACCTTCCTGGTGTCCGCTACCATGTTGTTCGAGGAACCCTTGACTGTACGGCTGTTAAAGACCGTAAGCAAGGAAGATCTAAATACGGTGCTAAAAGGCCTAAGTAG
- a CDS encoding MerR family transcriptional regulator, translated as MGYTVAQLAKLSGVTVRTLHWYDKIGLLKPAYHGVNGYRFYEEEQLLTLQQILFFRELGFELKDIRRIIGRSDFDQLAALTSHRQVLKKNLERTKKLIVTIDKTIKHIKGMKKMQEHEMYLGFSKEKQKEYEQQLIDRFGQSAKDHIAESKENLKGWTKKDFEQAKTKAHQFCEELVQALEKGLEVSSPPVQKATRKHFDWLSQFWTPNKETYAGHGRFIVESELRSFYEKYHPKLPEFLADAIQHFADHEL; from the coding sequence ATGGGATATACAGTCGCTCAGCTCGCGAAACTTTCAGGCGTGACGGTCCGAACCCTCCATTGGTATGACAAGATTGGCCTACTCAAGCCGGCATATCATGGGGTCAATGGGTACCGTTTTTACGAGGAGGAGCAGCTTTTGACTCTGCAACAGATTCTCTTTTTTAGGGAGCTGGGGTTTGAGCTTAAAGACATCCGTCGCATTATTGGAAGGAGCGACTTTGACCAGCTGGCAGCTTTGACGTCCCATCGTCAGGTCTTGAAGAAAAATTTAGAGAGAACCAAAAAGCTGATAGTGACCATTGATAAAACCATAAAACACATTAAAGGAATGAAAAAAATGCAGGAACACGAAATGTACCTTGGTTTTAGCAAGGAAAAGCAAAAAGAGTATGAGCAGCAGCTCATCGACCGATTTGGTCAGTCGGCAAAAGATCATATTGCGGAAAGCAAAGAGAATCTCAAAGGCTGGACCAAAAAAGATTTTGAGCAGGCAAAAACCAAAGCTCATCAATTTTGTGAAGAACTCGTGCAAGCTTTAGAAAAGGGGCTCGAAGTGAGTTCTCCCCCTGTTCAAAAGGCAACACGGAAGCACTTCGATTGGCTTAGTCAATTCTGGACTCCGAATAAAGAGACCTATGCTGGGCATGGGCGGTTTATTGTGGAGAGCGAATTGCGCAGTTTTTACGAGAAGTACCATCCTAAGCTTCCCGAGTTTCTAGCAGATGCGATTCAGCATTTTGCCGATCATGAACTCTAA
- the tsp gene encoding tail-specific protease Tsp: MGFRRFIFFCLFFLTGLGQSLFSDDFTLAPSNVRETMEKMFAYHVENREFSPIVVRRSFKVYIQQFDPERLYLLKGEVEGFLSIDNRMVNQVIRDYRYDRFPAYAQLNQAIQKAIARQQKIRQEVVGKILREGPAVLSQPLPDEDYDYAKNSKELYERVYFRLIRDMKYSLKKKGVSDPSPELLKKILIFRESKVTLSEQSYLPQESEELNNHYLTLHILKAMAKSLDAHSGYYSPKEAYEIRANLKKEFSGIGVVFREDFDGIYVADLIQGGPAHRSQQVEIGDALMGLNGQSVTEMHFEEVLDLMKGGSGSKVTLQLQKQKTKEQHTVQLVREKIVMNDDRLSVEFEPFADGVIGKINMPGFYDNGADVSAEKDLREALRTLRNHGKIYGIVLDLRENSGGFLTQAIKVSAMFINGGIIVVSKYADGEVSYARDVDGRHYYSGPFAVLISKASASAAEIVAAALQDHGAALIVGDERSYGKGSMQYQTLTDERATSFFKVTVGRYYTASGRSPQITGVKSDILVPTIFHPYNIGERYLEHPIASDQLTGEVFGSLNKVKKGSFRDREAISVPYLAPHPSEWRQMLSQLQANSQERLSKDRNFQFFLKIAEGYRPKRTGFQSRRESVVSNYGAEDLQMKEAVEIVKDMALIYKLNN; encoded by the coding sequence GTGGGTTTCCGACGTTTCATTTTCTTTTGTCTTTTCTTTCTTACGGGTTTAGGGCAAAGTCTCTTTTCCGACGATTTCACCTTAGCCCCATCGAATGTCCGAGAGACGATGGAAAAAATGTTTGCCTATCACGTTGAAAACCGTGAGTTTTCGCCAATTGTAGTCCGTCGCTCGTTTAAAGTTTATATTCAACAGTTTGACCCTGAGCGTCTGTACCTATTAAAAGGGGAGGTTGAGGGGTTTCTATCTATTGATAACCGTATGGTGAATCAGGTAATACGGGACTATCGATATGACCGATTTCCGGCTTATGCCCAGCTCAATCAGGCCATTCAAAAGGCCATCGCTCGGCAGCAAAAAATTCGACAGGAGGTGGTGGGGAAAATCCTTAGAGAAGGGCCAGCAGTCTTATCACAACCTCTTCCAGATGAAGACTATGACTATGCAAAAAATTCCAAAGAGCTTTACGAACGGGTCTATTTTCGCCTCATTCGAGATATGAAATACTCTTTGAAAAAGAAAGGGGTTTCAGATCCCTCTCCTGAACTTCTAAAAAAAATTCTGATTTTTCGAGAAAGTAAAGTCACATTGAGCGAGCAGTCCTATCTGCCGCAAGAGTCCGAGGAACTCAACAACCACTACCTCACGCTCCATATCTTAAAGGCTATGGCGAAAAGCCTAGATGCTCATTCAGGCTATTATAGTCCTAAAGAAGCCTATGAGATCCGGGCTAACCTCAAAAAAGAATTTTCCGGTATCGGAGTCGTTTTTCGAGAGGATTTTGATGGGATCTATGTAGCCGACCTCATTCAAGGAGGGCCTGCTCACCGTTCTCAACAAGTTGAGATTGGGGATGCGCTCATGGGACTTAATGGTCAGTCGGTGACAGAGATGCATTTTGAAGAAGTTCTCGATCTTATGAAAGGAGGATCAGGATCAAAAGTGACACTCCAGTTGCAAAAGCAAAAAACTAAAGAGCAACATACTGTACAACTCGTTCGGGAAAAGATTGTGATGAATGATGACCGCCTTTCAGTTGAGTTTGAACCATTTGCAGATGGGGTCATCGGGAAAATCAATATGCCTGGCTTTTACGACAACGGTGCAGATGTCAGCGCTGAAAAAGATCTTCGCGAGGCTCTTAGAACGCTCCGCAACCATGGAAAGATCTACGGCATTGTGCTCGATTTGCGCGAAAACTCTGGGGGATTTCTCACACAAGCCATCAAAGTCTCCGCAATGTTTATCAATGGGGGGATCATCGTAGTTTCTAAGTACGCCGATGGAGAAGTGAGTTATGCCCGCGACGTTGATGGACGTCATTATTATAGTGGTCCTTTTGCCGTTCTCATTTCAAAAGCCTCAGCATCCGCTGCTGAAATCGTTGCAGCAGCTTTGCAAGATCATGGAGCTGCGCTCATTGTTGGTGACGAGCGATCTTACGGAAAGGGGTCGATGCAGTATCAAACATTGACCGATGAGCGGGCAACCTCCTTTTTCAAAGTGACAGTTGGTCGCTACTACACTGCCTCAGGACGTTCGCCTCAAATCACTGGTGTGAAGTCAGATATTCTCGTTCCAACCATTTTCCACCCCTACAATATTGGAGAGCGGTATCTCGAACACCCTATTGCAAGTGACCAGCTCACAGGAGAGGTTTTTGGCTCCTTGAATAAGGTCAAAAAAGGATCTTTTCGAGATCGTGAGGCTATTTCTGTTCCCTATCTTGCGCCTCATCCAAGTGAGTGGCGCCAGATGCTCTCTCAGTTGCAAGCTAATAGTCAGGAGAGGCTTAGTAAAGATCGCAACTTCCAGTTCTTCCTCAAAATTGCTGAAGGTTACCGCCCCAAGCGGACGGGCTTTCAGAGCCGTCGTGAGTCGGTTGTCTCGAACTATGGGGCTGAGGACCTCCAGATGAAAGAAGCTGTTGAAATTGTCAAAGATATGGCTTTAATCTATAAATTAAACAACTAA
- a CDS encoding isochorismatase family cysteine hydrolase → MDTAIITLDIINEICHPDGKLARFSDRISNKKIIDRINSITDWGRKKDFLIIHVRVGFRPSYADASTRATLFIHAKKNRALAINEWGGQFCETLEVLPDDIQIIKHRVSAFYGTDLDLILRANDIKQLIFTGVSTNNAVELSAREAHDRDYQVTIVEDATECASDEEQAASIKALSRIATWRLTDELIQ, encoded by the coding sequence ATGGATACAGCAATTATCACATTAGACATTATTAATGAAATTTGTCACCCCGATGGGAAGTTAGCGCGATTCTCGGATAGAATAAGCAATAAAAAGATCATCGATCGGATCAATTCTATTACCGATTGGGGAAGAAAAAAAGACTTTTTAATCATTCATGTCCGTGTTGGATTTCGACCCAGTTATGCTGATGCTTCTACGCGAGCAACCCTATTCATCCATGCAAAAAAAAATCGCGCTCTTGCAATCAATGAATGGGGAGGTCAGTTTTGTGAGACTCTCGAGGTGTTACCGGATGATATCCAAATCATTAAACATAGAGTGAGTGCATTTTATGGAACCGATTTAGATTTAATCTTAAGAGCCAACGACATCAAACAGCTTATCTTTACAGGCGTCTCAACAAATAATGCTGTAGAACTTTCTGCGCGAGAAGCTCATGATCGGGATTATCAAGTGACTATCGTAGAGGATGCAACAGAATGTGCAAGTGATGAAGAGCAAGCTGCGAGTATAAAAGCCCTTTCACGTATAGCAACATGGCGCCTGACAGATGAGCTTATTCAATGA
- the rpsG gene encoding 30S ribosomal protein S7: protein MSRRRRATKRKIQPDPIYNSEVVTKFINRVMLSGKKSLARRIVYSALESFAKKVNADDPIIAFEQAMENAMPTLEVKSRRIGGATYQVPIEIAPDRRQSMAMKWIISNARSKVGRNMIDGLAMELSDCFNNQGATIKKKDDTHRMAEANKAFAHYKW from the coding sequence ATGTCCAGAAGACGTCGTGCTACGAAACGAAAAATCCAACCCGATCCAATTTACAATAGTGAAGTGGTCACAAAGTTCATCAACCGTGTGATGTTAAGCGGGAAAAAATCTCTCGCGAGAAGAATTGTCTATTCAGCACTTGAAAGCTTTGCAAAGAAAGTCAACGCAGATGATCCAATCATCGCGTTTGAACAAGCCATGGAAAATGCCATGCCTACTCTCGAGGTGAAATCTCGCAGAATTGGGGGAGCAACCTACCAAGTCCCTATCGAAATCGCACCTGATCGCCGCCAATCCATGGCAATGAAATGGATCATTTCAAATGCAAGAAGCAAAGTCGGTCGTAATATGATTGATGGTTTAGCTATGGAACTTTCTGACTGCTTTAACAATCAAGGCGCTACAATTAAGAAAAAAGACGACACCCATCGCATGGCCGAGGCAAACAAAGCCTTTGCACACTACAAATGGTAA
- the fusA gene encoding elongation factor G, with product MARSDKDKLNLVRNIGIMAHIDAGKTTCTERILFYSGRVHRIGEVHEGAATMDYMEQEQERGITITSAATTVYWAGCKINIIDTPGHVDFTVEVERSLRVLDGAVAVFSAVDGVQPQSETVWRQAERYGVPRIAFINKMDRVGADYFYCVKSMEEKLGANALPVQCPIGAENDFLGMVDLVTMKAYLFKDETMGAQYDIAEIPNDLKDQCKEMRSKMLEELATVDESNEEFMMKVLEDPDSLTPDEIHAVIRTGVCSNKINPVLLGSAFKNKGVQPLLDAITKWMPSPIDRGTIKGIKEDTDEEIGLEPKDDSPLAALAFKVITDPYVGRLTFIRIYSGTLTKGMALINTTKGKKERVSRLLQMHANQRTDLDEAFTGDIVACIGLKISSTGDTLCTDDNPLLLEKMEFPEPVISMAIEPKSKGDREKLSMALSALSEEDPTFRVSTNEDTGQTIIAGMGELHLEILKDRMMREFKVDANVGKPQVSYKETITVPGKSDTKFVKQSGGRGQYAHVCLEIEPNEPGKGNEVVSKIVGGVIPKEYIPACIKGVEEGLTNGVLAGFKLVDVKVAIVFGSFHEVDSNEMAFKICASMSVREAAKKCQPIILEPIMKVVVTTPEDFLGDVMGDINRRRGKIMNQKNERGVVIFEAEVPLSEMFGYSTTLRSLSSGRATYVMEPSHFERVPSKIQEEITKK from the coding sequence ATGGCACGATCTGACAAAGACAAATTAAACCTGGTACGCAATATTGGCATCATGGCTCACATCGATGCTGGTAAAACGACATGTACTGAGCGTATTCTTTTCTATTCTGGACGTGTTCACCGCATCGGAGAAGTTCATGAAGGTGCTGCGACCATGGACTACATGGAACAAGAGCAAGAGCGCGGAATCACCATTACTTCAGCTGCAACAACAGTTTATTGGGCAGGCTGCAAAATCAACATCATCGACACTCCCGGGCACGTCGACTTCACAGTAGAAGTTGAGCGCTCCCTACGCGTCCTCGATGGCGCAGTTGCTGTCTTCAGCGCAGTTGATGGTGTTCAACCCCAGTCAGAAACTGTTTGGCGTCAAGCAGAGCGTTATGGCGTTCCTCGTATCGCTTTCATCAACAAAATGGACCGCGTCGGAGCCGATTACTTCTACTGTGTCAAAAGCATGGAAGAAAAACTCGGAGCTAATGCACTTCCTGTTCAATGTCCTATCGGAGCAGAAAACGACTTCCTAGGAATGGTTGACCTTGTCACCATGAAAGCATATCTCTTCAAAGATGAGACAATGGGAGCTCAATATGACATCGCAGAGATTCCAAACGATTTAAAAGATCAATGCAAAGAAATGCGCAGCAAAATGCTCGAAGAGCTTGCAACTGTTGATGAGTCGAATGAAGAATTCATGATGAAAGTTCTAGAAGACCCAGACTCACTGACTCCTGATGAAATTCATGCAGTGATTCGCACAGGCGTTTGCAGCAACAAAATTAACCCAGTTCTTTTAGGCTCAGCTTTCAAGAACAAAGGGGTGCAGCCTCTTCTCGATGCGATCACAAAATGGATGCCTTCGCCAATCGATCGAGGAACGATCAAAGGGATCAAAGAAGACACTGATGAAGAAATTGGACTCGAGCCAAAAGACGACAGTCCACTTGCAGCATTAGCTTTTAAAGTGATCACTGACCCTTATGTTGGACGCCTCACATTTATCAGAATTTACTCTGGAACCCTTACAAAAGGAATGGCTCTAATCAATACTACGAAAGGTAAGAAAGAGCGCGTATCTCGTCTACTCCAAATGCATGCGAACCAACGAACCGACTTAGATGAAGCCTTTACAGGAGATATTGTTGCTTGTATTGGACTAAAAATCTCCAGTACAGGAGACACTCTTTGCACAGATGACAACCCCCTTCTCTTAGAGAAAATGGAGTTCCCTGAACCTGTAATTTCGATGGCGATTGAGCCTAAATCAAAAGGGGATCGAGAAAAACTATCGATGGCTCTTAGCGCCCTTTCTGAAGAAGATCCTACTTTCCGAGTGAGTACAAACGAAGATACTGGGCAAACTATTATCGCTGGAATGGGAGAACTTCATTTAGAGATCTTGAAAGATCGTATGATGCGTGAATTTAAGGTTGATGCGAACGTTGGAAAGCCTCAAGTTTCTTACAAAGAAACAATCACGGTTCCTGGAAAGTCGGACACAAAGTTTGTGAAACAATCAGGAGGTCGTGGTCAGTACGCTCACGTTTGCCTAGAAATCGAGCCTAACGAGCCTGGCAAAGGAAATGAAGTTGTCAGTAAAATCGTTGGCGGTGTCATTCCAAAAGAATACATCCCTGCTTGTATTAAAGGGGTGGAAGAAGGATTGACAAACGGAGTTCTAGCAGGCTTCAAGCTTGTTGATGTCAAAGTCGCGATTGTCTTCGGTTCTTTCCATGAAGTTGACTCGAATGAAATGGCGTTTAAGATTTGCGCGTCGATGTCAGTCCGCGAAGCTGCTAAAAAATGTCAGCCTATCATTCTCGAACCGATCATGAAAGTCGTGGTCACAACTCCTGAAGATTTCTTGGGAGATGTGATGGGTGACATCAACCGCCGTCGTGGAAAGATTATGAATCAAAAAAATGAGCGTGGAGTTGTCATTTTCGAAGCAGAAGTTCCACTTAGTGAAATGTTCGGCTACTCAACGACCCTCCGCTCTCTCAGCTCTGGTCGTGCGACCTATGTGATGGAACCCAGTCATTTCGAACGCGTCCCGTCCAAAATTCAAGAAGAAATTACGAAGAAATAA
- a CDS encoding type IV toxin-antitoxin system AbiEi family antitoxin domain-containing protein — MQKQSQKSENKLFEIAESQQGFFTSKQAKASGYKDNTHPYHVRSGHWIRVHRGIYRLAKFPESKRPDLMIWALWSCNRSGKIEGVYSHQTALSIHEFSDILPDKLHMTVPLSFRRNSATPKILIIHRKQLNQDQIVLMDGYFVTTPYQTLLDVIAEAHISHELILQAVKAASDRGIITQTMLKQLLHEKSVQSSPIYSLLKGFL, encoded by the coding sequence ATGCAAAAACAATCACAAAAGTCCGAAAACAAATTGTTTGAAATAGCAGAATCCCAGCAAGGGTTTTTTACTTCTAAACAAGCAAAAGCTTCTGGATATAAAGATAATACGCATCCTTACCATGTCCGATCCGGTCATTGGATTAGAGTGCACAGAGGGATTTACCGCCTTGCCAAGTTTCCTGAATCTAAACGCCCTGATTTAATGATTTGGGCTCTCTGGTCTTGTAATAGATCAGGGAAGATAGAGGGGGTTTATTCTCATCAAACGGCGCTTTCTATCCATGAATTTTCAGACATCTTACCGGATAAACTTCATATGACTGTACCTCTTTCCTTTCGACGTAATTCCGCCACTCCAAAGATACTAATCATTCATCGTAAACAACTAAATCAAGATCAAATTGTTTTAATGGACGGGTATTTTGTAACGACACCTTATCAAACGCTTTTGGATGTCATTGCAGAGGCCCACATTTCCCACGAACTCATTCTTCAAGCAGTAAAAGCAGCTTCTGATCGGGGAATCATCACACAAACAATGTTAAAACAGCTGCTTCATGAGAAATCTGTTCAATCGTCTCCTATTTATTCTCTCTTAAAAGGCTTTCTATGA
- the rpsJ gene encoding 30S ribosomal protein S10 yields the protein MGKETAKKETSRKKIRIRLKGYDQRILDRSTADIVETAKRTGARVVGPIPLPTKREVYTVLRSPHVDRKSREQFEIRTHIRLLDILNPTLDTIDKLKVLPVAAGVDIKIKAS from the coding sequence ATGGGAAAAGAAACGGCCAAAAAAGAAACAAGTCGAAAGAAAATACGGATTCGCCTGAAAGGATACGATCAACGTATTCTTGATCGCTCGACTGCTGATATCGTTGAAACGGCTAAGAGAACCGGAGCACGCGTCGTGGGACCTATCCCCCTCCCGACAAAAAGAGAAGTGTATACCGTTCTCCGTTCACCTCACGTTGATAGAAAGTCACGTGAACAGTTCGAAATTCGTACCCATATCCGTTTGCTCGATATTTTGAACCCAACTCTTGACACGATCGATAAACTTAAAGTTCTTCCGGTCGCAGCTGGAGTAGACATTAAGATTAAAGCATCGTAA
- a CDS encoding nucleotidyl transferase AbiEii/AbiGii toxin family protein, with product MSLPQISLAGPPYGGFRFPVESRIAQRTFEKFHLDVGIGDICFEPFEKIEGKDWLDFCGIPATICLVISVEQQFAEKIHAYTLPREQGYNSRVKDLVDMALLIQSYKIDYERVAAALKQTFARRRTHKLPDTLNTPPWDWNNTFEVLAMQCDLERDIRVIFAGVCDFYENALLAKTS from the coding sequence ATCAGCCTTCCTCAAATTTCTCTAGCAGGACCTCCATATGGAGGTTTTAGGTTCCCTGTTGAGTCTCGAATTGCTCAGCGCACATTTGAAAAATTTCATTTAGATGTTGGTATTGGCGACATTTGTTTTGAGCCTTTTGAAAAAATTGAAGGTAAAGACTGGCTCGATTTTTGCGGCATTCCCGCGACTATATGCCTTGTGATATCGGTTGAACAACAATTTGCAGAGAAAATTCACGCATACACTTTGCCAAGAGAGCAAGGTTACAATTCCCGAGTGAAGGATTTAGTGGATATGGCTCTATTAATTCAATCTTATAAGATAGACTATGAAAGAGTTGCAGCTGCTTTGAAGCAGACATTTGCCCGTAGAAGGACTCATAAGCTGCCGGACACACTGAATACCCCTCCGTGGGATTGGAACAACACTTTTGAAGTTTTGGCAATGCAATGCGATTTGGAAAGGGATATAAGAGTTATTTTTGCTGGAGTCTGCGATTTTTATGAAAACGCTCTTTTGGCAAAAACCAGCTAA